The Meriones unguiculatus strain TT.TT164.6M chromosome 14, Bangor_MerUng_6.1, whole genome shotgun sequence sequence tgACAGTAGGACTTGGGATATAGCTTAGCTGTTGAATTCTTTCTCAGCATGAACAAGGCCAAGGTGACTccaagcactgaaaaaaaaatagtaaaaaacagAAGGGTATAAAAgtcaagaaagcaaataaattattCACAATGTGAGTATAGGAGAAAGGGTGTGATACAGCAGCCTTTGAGTCACGTTCCTGTATGAAACCTCATAAACTCAATGGTTAGTGGACTTCTTTGATGTGTGGCTAGCGACCTGTCTGGGGTAAATAGATGCTTATTCACATTGTCTCCAGAAAAAGTCAGACAAAACTGACATGTGAATAGGGAACTGTAGTTCCATAGCCCCACTATGGGAACCAGACATGCATCTGAAATTGGCCTGAGAATACAGCATCAGTAGGGGAAACACTGTCTCTGCATGGTAGGGAATTGTGTGCTACCTTACTGTAGTGGCAGATGCATGTTCACTGCAATAATAAAAAGAAGGTTCTGAATCCTGCAAAGAGGGCATCTTTGGGAGCAAAGTCCAGGGTGATCAGCTGTCATCTCTCCTTGATGAATGGGATCTGCTACAAGTATGGGGACACTCCAAAATGGCTGATGCGGTAGAATAAATGTTGCACCCCTCAAAGTATCATGTGTTTAATGAGGGGGGGAACAGGCTGTAATGGCAGTTCTGTGGACAGTAAGACACAGTGGAGGCTCAGACTCATAACTTGCTGTGTAAGGTCTTACAAAGAGGCAAAGACAAGCAACTGTTTCCTTGCACACTAGCTTCTGAGTAGACAGTCTAGTACAGGCAGCTAGGATAATCAGGGAAAACTATATCCGAACTGCTTGAACaggaaataactttttaaatatattatgtgtatatgttgtgTGGGCATGCACTTGATCAGCAGACTTGTTGCAGgaattggctctctccttctgAACTGTGTGTCAGGAGGATCGGAAGCCAGAtgcagtggctcacacctataatcctagcacttggataggctgaggcaggcagatctctgtgacttcaaggccagcctgctctataaggCGAGtctagtcaaggctacacagagaaaccctgtctcacaaaacaaaaacaaacaaacaaaacaacaataaaagaaattactCTGAGCTATTTTTACTCTGGGCTATCTTGCTGGTTCTGttaagtatttttaaacaaatgaaaGTTTCCTCTAATAGCCTTTGAAATAAAGCTGTGGGGCGTGGGGCTAGACAGAATGAGTGCACAGGATTAGAGAAACTAATAATGCAAATTTGTATCATCGGAGGCAATGAACATGAGACAAGGGAAAAGAGAACTCCGGGCAGACTAGTTCATATGAAACACCACCTTTGTTATCACTGGTTAAAGCTCACTCTCTAAAGATCAGTGTTTGGaagacaacaaaaaaaatgatagTCACTACTGGAGGAAAATTGGACATTCAAGCATCAGTGCTTACTGCCAGTTCAGTAGGCCAGACAGGACTATTTTCACAGGAGACAAGAGGGAAAAACAAGTTAATTTGGCAGAGACCTCAGGGCTGGTATGGAGCTTTGGTAGCTTTTGCAGAGCCCCATGGTGAGGAATGTACATCATGTTTTTAAGaatcaaaagagatgaaaaaaaaaaaaaaaaggcaaaggggTTTGTCTGgatcacttaaaaaaacaactaTCTGGGCTTGGTAACATGTCTGTCAGTACATAGGAAGGAGTGGGACCGAGTTCAAGGCTTAAGAACAGGCTGTTAGTTCGATGGGTAAAAGAACTTTTCACCAACACTGATGATCTTAGTCAATTTCTAGGTCCGGTGTGGTGTCAGAAAACCAACTCCTTAATTCTTATTTCTGTATGCAGGTTGTGCTGAAGGCCTCCCAACACAAtacacaaaaatcaataaaaatgggaGTCggtggtttaagagcactggtggcTCTTGTCATTGGCATAGGcttggtttggttcccaggacccacatagtggctcacaatgaTCCATAAATTCAGGTCCAGGGTATCtaacacccttttctgacctccctGGCATTAGGCAAGCATgtggcgcacacacacatacaacataccTGCAGATCAAACGCTCacgtataaaataaaatttaaaaatccagctGTAATAAAAAACTTAGAACaactataaaaaatttaaacagatcaggcagtggtggtacacacctttaatactggcacttgggaagcagaggcaggcgatctctctataaattcaaggccagcctggtcttaggTCCAAGACAATCAAGGTtgcagagaaaacctgtctcaaacaaaacaaaacaaaacaaaacaaaacaaaacaaaacaaaaaacccagatgaTTGTGCAATAGCTTGCCAATGTTTTTCTGAGGAATGGGCAATTACCCTTCCCAGAGCACATTACTCCTGCAGTTAGGTGTGGTCAATGGAGAGGTGGTGGCCACACGTTCGGAACCTGTCAGACCCTGGAAGCTGGCTTTACTGTCAAGCGTAGCAGGCTAACACATGCATCTGTTGTTCACTTAGTTTTGGCGCAGACCGAACAATGCAATTTAGCCCTACTGAGACCATTCAGGATCCCAGGGtgatgtggggtgtgtgtgagatGTGTTAGTAAAAGGCAGTGCCCTAGACGTGAGAAGACCAGATGGCTCATGGAAAAAGGAAATTTCAGAAGGGTACTGTCCCCTATCTGTGCCACTGTATTCAACATTACTCTCCTGATGAACTGATCCAAATATTATATTAGATCTTGTAATGTTTTCAGAATATCTTCTACTGAAATGAACGTTGGGGAGCTTGCTAAAGTTTCATTGTATGTTAGCCCTTAAATGTCTCAGATTTGAAAAACTGGAAAATCAATAGAAactacaataaaataatttccacaGGAATACCCAGAATGGCTGGAAAAAGACACTTTCTCAAGCCATAAATCTCATTAAATGAAAATCCTGGTGCCAAGGATAGACTATATTTCTCAGAGATGTTGCCAGAAAAGCCTCATCTTTTTGGGATCCCTGCAAACCATAGATGCCACCGACACTACTGTCAAACTAGACGGCAAGTCTACTGCTGACACACACCGGTTGTCTGTGGAGATATGGAGAAATCAGGTTGCACTGAGATGTCTTTTTTCAGTATCAGAAGATACAATGTGGGCTGCTGTACAATAATGTTTGCTTATATCCACAGGTTATTGCTATTGTAAGCCTCAGTTATAAaaggaaacttaattttttttttactttaaattatatatatgcacatgtctgtgcacatgtatgcagcTGCCTGTGGAAGCCAAAAAGCATCATATTCCCTAGAGCTGGTTTTAAGTTTTCtagtgtgaatgctgggaactaaactcagatcctctgcaagggTGGTACAAGTTCTAACTACAAAGCCATCCATGCAGCCCAAGGAACTTTTTGCAGCAGCCAGCAAACACTCAGAGCCAGTCAAGCTACTGAAAATAAGTGACCATTGCTGTGGCATTGTGGAAATTCTAAACCATGAATAGACACAAATGATCAGAAATTACTATCAGTCTTCCtaccccacaaaacaaaacctcagcgAATATCTTCCAAGAGATGAAAAGAAGGTATCAGAACTAAAGGGGTGCAGTGATCTGCAGGTGCTCCCACCTAACTGAAAGAGTCGCCCCTCAAGATAAAGGAGACCCTTAAGAATGAAGAAGTTCTTCACTTAGGCTGGACAATTAGTAAACAACTGCTGAAGAGAAAAACTCTTGGTCAAGGAGTTCCAGGGACACAGCTTTCAAGCTACTGTCCATGGTGAGGTAGACTTTTCAGTGATGTAGCTAACTTTGAGTTACTCATGTTCCTGTAAGTAATCCCAATAAATTCATTGGTTCATCACACTAAACTTGAATTGATTCCTTGGTCTGTTGTTGGTATCCTATTGGGGGTAAACATAATTCATGTCCCCTGCAAGAAGAGTAACACAACGTTTTGGAACACTTGACAGACATCATGTATCTCTTTCTCActaaaaaaattgtatttgtgAGGCACACGAACCTCAAAAGACACATTCAAGAGCCAGGCGTGGTATTACACGGGAAGCGGAAAGGTTGAGACTAGCCTTGTCTCAATAATGAATTCCAGGGCAGCAAGTGCTACAtatgctacatagtgagatcctgtctcaaaagtgtgtatgtgcacatacaagAATATTCATAGTAGTATGGCTCTATAACATTCATGACCTGGAAACAATGAAAAAATGCGACCAACAGATAGACAAATCATAATGTATCCATGTAACATAGCAACAAAACTACAGCTATACACAATAGTTACTATACAATGGTaagagcaaagagaaaaagatagatGACTCCATCTCTATAcagtcaatttattttttatttatgtgtgtgcccACAGAAGACAAAGTTTGaattccctgaagctggagttgtgagctgctgcatgtgagttctgggaaacaaacttggtcttctgtaagagtagaaagtgctcttaactcctgagtcatttctccagcccctttgaGTAAGGCGTTCTTGTATTCCATTAAAGACTTTTGTgtggtatttgtgtgtatgtatagttttgtgtatgaatgttttgcctgcctgtatgtatgtgcaccacatgcatgcttggtaCCTGTAGAGATCAGAAGGCATCGGAAACCCATGGAACTGCCATTACAGAGGTATGAATCAACATGTAGGTAagaggaatggaacccaggtcttctgtaagaacaagtgctcttaaccgtggaacatctctccaggcctcatATACcctatttatttcttggttggttgACTTTCATCTCATAAAACAGTTGCAAGCAAAATTAAATTACATTGTATGAAGGCAGAACAGTAGTTACTTGTGATAAGAAATGATTAGAGGTTATTAAGGTTTTATAGTTTTGAAAACAGTTTGAGTACTAGTTTTCAGGTATTGGCTAGGTGTTAATTTAAACTATATTTGTGACTGTATATATGCTCTGGgtgacattttaaaacttaaaaacctAAGCAGAGTGTGGTGGTgtacatctgtaattctagcacacaagaggcaggaggatcaagttcGAGGCTAGtgtgggctacatggtgagatcatgtcattttagaaaacaaaacagtaacaattataaaaacaaaacaaaacaaaacaaacaaacaaaaaaaaaaaaccgccaGGTGCAGTGGCAAATGCCTATAATCAACAGCattcgggaaggcagaggcaggtggatctctgtgagtttgaggccagcctagtctaccaagtgagtctaggacagtctaggatacacagagaaaccctgtcttgaaaaacaaaacacaaaaataaaaacaaaagctaaaaagCAGTCAAGCATGGTGGTGTACAgcagtaatcccagtacttgcACAGCCTGACTCAataacacaaaaccagacacatatcCCATCCCGTGTACATTTACAGACcctaaaattttaaagtattaatCAGGAATAccaaaataaagaatataaaatatatttaatcatACAAATGTCAATATATAGGGTGGTTATTCCTGTAATCCAATCTTCATCCCTTTGAAACCAATCTGTCTGAATTCAATTgtatcttttctattttctagcTTTAGGTCCTAAGACACATATACACCTATTTCCTCAACCATAAAGAACAATGGTACCTACTATTGAGTCATTGTCAGGcctcaaaagaaaggaaaaaaatgcctGGAGCACTGCCTAGCTGTAATCACTCAATAAACACTGTGCTAGCTActactatttttttgtttgtttctttgtttgactTCAGGGTCATGGCTGATAGATGAGaagctgggttttttttcccaagggaaacttccaaaagaagaagaaatcctTCCCTTCCCTTAGAGCAATGAGGCCAGATGCAGGCTTAAGTCATCATTTAGATAGCTAGTGCTGCCTTCACCAAAGGCCcaagggaaaacaggaaaaagaacaaTTAGACAGTATTTCACCACCAAAAAAGGTTTTTATTACAAAACAAATTCTAATAAAATCAAGCCTGGTTTTTACCCCTTTCTCTGAATGGAGGCTCCTAGGATGGAGGGGCAGGGGAGACAAAGCAGAGGGTAATGAAAGGACAGAGCAGGCTGACCTCCCTTGAAGTCTCAGGTGCTTTCAATAGCCTAGGTGAGCTCTTCCAATGGCTCCCGAGAAAGGCCACATCCTTCTAGACAGGAAGAACCACGAACCATTCCTGTCACCAGAAATGATCACTGCCGAATTGTTGGACTGGATTCAGGTCTTGACTGACTCTCAGCAAAGGCCACCCAGAGTTACTCAGCCTGAGCAATGGTGTAGGagagcagccacagcagcagggGACCCAGAAAAAGGACCGCAAACCAGACAGCAAAACTGGCCAAAATGAATCTCCGGGCCCGGGCCCCCCAATATTTGGCCTCCTCATGTCGCTCTTCTGCCTGTTGGGGGCAGGTTCTCAGTTAgattctcctcctgcttctgtcccaAAGTGCCCATTGCCCCATTCCACTTCTTGATCTATCCTAGCACACCTAAACACTTTACATCCTTTTCTTGCCTTTCTCGCCTCAACTGCAATACAAAGTATTCACCTCAGTCCTGCCTACTTTTCGGTgatgttggtttgttttgtggtctggggatggaagccagggctGTGCACACTAGCTTGTTGAATTGTATTTCTGGACTGGAAAATACTTTTTAatccttctattcctattcttttctctgtctcacacTCATTCAGAATTTGGAATTCTTGACTCAAATAAATCATACCCTGTCAACTCTTTCTCCTGGTCCAGTAGGCACCATCATTCATCATGAAGGATCCTTTCTACGATTTCGTCCCAGCGCAATTCTTATGGGGACAACAAGTGTTTCTGACTGTCAAGATACATCTAGGGGATGAGAAAAACCCCAGAATGATGTTTAAGTTAGTCTGAATACCCTTTCAGGAGGTATATGTGAATGGTGGCTTTAGTGATATTCCATTCATCATGAGCTGGGCTTTAGTCCTCAGTTCCTAGCAATGCCACCCCAGCCACAAGAAAGGGTGCAGATGACTCTTTAACAACTACACTGCTTCTTCCAGATGCTGGATATTGTTCTCATCACTACTTAACTGCCTGCCTGTAGTCTTGGCCCATGTGATTCAACTCAATGGAGGTTTTAGGAATAGATCTTTCTGAAACACAAATCTACCCATGTCACTACCCTGAAAAAAAACTCAAATTTCTCTCTACTGTTCAAGATAAAGTCAAAATTCCCAAGTACATAATTGGAGGCCCTCAGAGATCTGGATCCTTTGATGTTAATTTTCAATATTCCTCATTTAACCTTTGTATACATTGCTGCCTTTATTTAAATTGTCCTTTCATAGCACAGGTTATCTTCTTGTCATCTTTTGAATGTTTTGGTAGCCTCTTATTCTAACAGATTCATCCTCTCTCACACACgtatatctttccttgtttctagGGTGCCCTGTGCTCCCCCTGTACCACAGTATTGATGAGCTGCATTCTAATTATCCATTTTTACAATTACCTCTTTCATAAAACATGGATCCTTTGAAAGTATTCTTATTTTGGCACTAAGCCCAGAGCTAAGGTATTTAGTAATTGTTTAACTGTAGACAGATCAGATAAACAAAACCATTTCATTATACCCACCCCTGTTCCCCCAGGAATTTTATTCCTCACCTTGATGGCAAACACAAGAGCCACGATTCCCAGGCAAGAACAGCCACAGATAATGCTAGTAGCTGCCCAGTATCGGAGGCGGGGCCAGCAGCAGTGGACAGGGGATGGAGAGTGAGCAGCTTCCATGTTGCTCACCAAgctctctgctgccttctcctcgTCCTCCATCACCTGTGGGCGATATAGTCAAAGCACTTTTAAGCTCAACAAATGAGCTCTTTCTCTGGCATGGTGACTCCACCCTTCTCAAAGCATGCTGTCTAGTGTCTTAACCCTATACTCTGGAATGCTGTTTTACTGGGAAATTACTGCAGTGACACAGGACAGGTGACTAAGTGTGGTTGGAATCCTTTCCATCAGCTAGGATTCTGATTCTGTGGAGGCAAGCATGTGTAAATGTACTCTTTCACAAGCACAGAGAAGCGAACTGACATGCATACCAAGAAACAGAAGTCTAAAAACCTTATGACTTAAGATGTTTGTAGTTGTGGTGgctttgaggtagggtctcactacgtagcccttCCCCAGCtagtctggaacttactatatagacaGAGCTGGCCTCATATCAGAGATTGCCTGACTCTGGCTCCCTCATGCTTGGTTATTTTTTTTGTACAGAAAttttctatgtagtcttggctgtcctggaactatgtagaccaggctagactagAACTTAAAGAGATCCCCctgctctgtttcctgagtgctgggactaaaggcatgtaccaccacacctggcatgaaAATAGTTCTGgggatggaggaaagggaagctcaTACagtaagttctttttttgttttaaaaaacaaaacaaaaatttaaaacaaacaacaaaaaacacctaaCGCAGGAATGGTGACAGACATTTAAAATTTCTGGACATGTGGTAGCAGAAAAATCAAGAGGCTGAAGGAAAGCATTGCTAGCTCAGAATTTGAGGAtacatgaaatcctgtctcaaaactcaaAACATGAGATACCTCACTTCATTTTAATCCAGACCACATAACACAATCAGATTAGAAGAGTCCAAAAGACCTTACTGTCCACAGAGAAACCTGCATAATGCCTTTCTATACTCATTCTCAGGCTCTCTGAACTCATCAAAATAAGTTTCCACTCTCTTCTACAGCCTCGGCAAAATGAAATCACTTGTGGTTTCCCAAGCGCAAGTAACAAAAAAGCAGAAAGTGGCAACACTGCAACAGTAAATTGAGGTAAGAAATGAAGTGCCAGCAAGTGAGAAGAGCCCAAAAAAGTGGGCCTAGGGAGTTAAGGTCAAAAACTAGAAACATGAACATAGATTCTTACCTGGCTATAGACTTTGAGGGACTGTGAGTTTCGGCTTCTGCCTCAGATTTGATTTGGCTTGGGTGGAGATGAAGCTGACTCATGGCTCCAAGCCAAGCCAAGGTAGAGTTGTGGGGCCGGCCACATGTGAAGAGCCCAGGGAGCTGGGACGGGGCATGGCCAACTCAAACCAGTTTGGCTAGATGGATAGCAGAGGAGGGCCAAGGCATGAGCAAATGGAGGATGCCTGCTTTCTGAACAAAGGAGTGTAAGGAAGCACCTGAGCAAGGAGACTAAAAGGGAATTCCAAGGTGTTGGAGCGCTAAGGGAAAGTTCAAAAGTCAGAGAAAAGAGTATGTTTGAGTGGTTTGAAACAGACTCTATACAGCCTACAAGGTCAGATTTGACAATCTTCCCCTTTTAGACTGGGAGGGGGTTAAGTTCTGCTTCAAAGGCATACAATCTTGGATTAGAGATCAGGTATGGAGTCATTGCAAGAGGAAGGTGAAAAATGTTCAAGTTCCCAACCAACCCTCCACCACACCAGAAAATCAGAAGCCTCCTTACACGGATGCTTGTACAGAAACTAAGTTTAttatgttttcttcttaaaaaaaaaaaagaaaagaaaaaaaaaataaaccaaacccaCCCCACCTCATTGAAaagcccctcccccttttccctaAGGGTTTGAGGCTGTGAAAGACAGCTGGGGGATCAAGTACAAGGGGGTGGGGACAGAGACTATCTTGCCACCCTTAACACTGCCCAGCCATATGGAGTAGGATAGAGAAGGGGGGGGGTTGTGACGAGCCCCATTTCCATGACAACCAGTTACCTACCCCCTACTTTGGTGGAAAGGGAGACAGCCCCGTACGTCTCCCTGGAGGCTTTTTCCCTCAAAGACTTCAAGTAGTGGTTAACAGAGTCAGGCCTGGGCATGGGGAAGCGGCCATGATGGGATACCTATGTGAAAGGGCTGCCCACTCACGTCTTGGCCTTGCGACCTCTGTGACTAATAGTAGGGATAGATAGGTGGGGAGGAGCACTACTACGCAGGATACGCTGGTCCCCTTGGTTGGTGGTCCCAACGAGCCTGCGGGGACCAGTTCGGCGGCGTGGGGTTCCATCTCCTTCCTCCTCGTCACCTGAGGCTTCTGCCTCTGACTCTTCTACTGAACCCTCAGGCCCCAGGGGACTTGGGGGCTGCAAGCGGCCCCGTTTTGCCATCCCAGAACTCCCAACAGGAGCCCCTGACCTTTTgcgaggcattttctcagtttctaGTGGGGGGACTAGAGACCCTGGGCGCAGGCGGGTTGAGCGAAATTTGGGAGTTAATGAGACCACAGGTGGTGTCAGTTCTAACCCACTTGGCCCACTATCTGCTAAATCCAGGTCATCCTGAATTACAGCCATCACCATGGACCCTTCACTCTTTCGTCCCCGCATTCCCTCTGCTTCAAGCCTTAGGCGGGCCAGGCGGGTTAGGGGGCGGCTCCCATCTTCATCAGAGGAGCTGCCTTCACTCTCTGCCTGGCCGAGGGGTTGCCGCTGTACCCCCAATCCACAACTCTCAAGAACAGAAGAGCTGTCAGGGTCCAAGACAGGAAGCTGGCTGGGCCTTGGCGATGGCGGATTCTTGGGAGGTCGACCCCGCTTCCGCTTAGGTGGGGATGTCGAAATGGTAACAGTGGTGACAGTGTTGGCGACAGCAGTGGGACAGGCTAGGAGTGGTGTCAGGGGTGCTGGAAAAGGGAGTGGCTGTGTCCGGCTCTCTAAACTGCCATCCCCTGGAGAGGATATGGTCCCAGGAATGGGCAAATCCCTTGCTTTAGGGGGACGCCCACGCCGCCTTTTCTCCACAGGTGATAGGACGATGGGCTCTGGTCTGTGAGCTGGTTGGGGCCCAACAGGCTGTGGCCCAGGAACAGTCTGGGGCCTGAGGTCAGGCTCTGCAACAGTTACTGTCTCAGGCACAGGGACTGGGTCGACCCCATTGGCTTTCCCCTTAGAGATGGATGAAGGTGCCTCATCTACTCCTTTCCCAGCATCTGCTGGAGACCTGTTCTTCTTGGGAGGCCTCCCCCTCCGACGTTTCACAGCAGGTGGAGTGATGGCAAGCAACGCTCCTTCTCCATTCTCTGGGCTAACCCCACCAGTCATCCTCAGTTCACCGTGACGACAGGCTACAAAGGGATGCTGGGTTGGGGTGGACAGCGAAGATGTAGGAGGAGCAGCTTCACAGGGCCCACTGCTAGGTGGTGAGGATTCTGGCCCTGACATACTATGGGTCGATGGGCTTCCTGGACTGGCACCAACGTCAGATACCACAGGTCCTAGGGTGCTGGCAGTTCCCCGATGTCGCCGTCGCCTTACGAGTTCCTTTTCCTCTACCACAGTTACTAGCCGTCCTGGCAGCTTTCGAAGTACTTTGGGACCTGGGGGTTGTCCTTCCTGGCCAGACCCTTGACCCCTGATTTCTACATCAGCACTGGTTCGACGCCGTGGGGGACGGGCAGGCGAAGGACCCTCAGGAGAGGAAGTGGCTGAAGATGAGGTTGATGGAGCTGTGACCTCAGCTTTAACAATTTCTTGTGGCTTTTCTGGATTGGAGATTGGGACTGGAACCTCGCCCGTTTCTTCCAAGTTCCTGTGAGCTTCCAATAGCTCCTGAAGTGGCTCATCGGATGCTGCTGAGGGTGGGAGCTCCATCTCATTGCTCTCACTCACATTCACGGTCAACTCCTTACCACCAGGTAGCAATGTGGGATTGGTCTCCTCCACAGGACCTGGCACATCCTGCTCCTGACCATTGGGGATGCTGTCAACCTCCAGGGATGAACTAGGTGCAGGACTAAAAGGAAGATTCTTCTCTGACTCAGGTGGGATATCAACAGCCACTGGCAAAGGATCGTCTGGAGGCACAGGACTAACCAGGGAAGCCTCAGAATTGACCAATCCAGGCAGCTCTA is a genomic window containing:
- the Tmem265 gene encoding transmembrane protein 265; amino-acid sequence: MEDEEKAAESLVSNMEAAHSPSPVHCCWPRLRYWAATSIICGCSCLGIVALVFAIKAEERHEEAKYWGARARRFILASFAVWFAVLFLGPLLLWLLSYTIAQAE